The following coding sequences lie in one Miscanthus floridulus cultivar M001 chromosome 9, ASM1932011v1, whole genome shotgun sequence genomic window:
- the LOC136482554 gene encoding uncharacterized protein — translation MRNRRPRLRCTASSPTDDGALGSRVGSSRARSSSRFGRARDFSAPNPSPPSYIPSSSLFPKSIFISHCPQSPIWCAEMSMPPAARKKKGSSPSALAAAAASALAHTLGCGRCGAPPSGSRDDHHDGRVGYDDFRRYMDDKELELYRIFQAIDVEHNGCILPEELWHALIKAGHGVIYVML, via the exons ATGCGGAACAGACGACCGCGGCTCCGTTGTACGGCCTCGTCTCCTACAGACGACGGCGCGCTCGGATCCCGCGTGGGCAGCAGCCGCGCTCGCAGCAGCAGTCGATTTGGGCGTGCGCGGGATTTTTCCGCGCCAAATCCATCTCCACCTTCATATATCCCCTCATCCTCACTTTTCCCCAAATCCATCTTCATCTCGCACTGTCCTCAGTCTCCGATTTGGTGCGCCGAGATGTCCATGCCGCCCgcagctaggaagaagaagggctCGTCACCGTCGGCGTTGGCTGCGGCGGCAGCGTCGGCCCTAGCCCATACCCTCGGTTGCGGCCGCTGTGGAGCCCCGCCCAGCGGCAGCCGCGACGACCACCATGACGGCCGCGTCGGCTATGACGACTTCCGGAGGTACATGGACGACAAGGAGCTCGAGCTCTACCGCATCTTCCAGGCCATCGACGTCGAGCACAACGGATGTATCCTGCCCGAGGAGCTCTGGCACGCGCTCATCAAGGCTG GACATGGTGTGATCTACGTGATGCTATGA